A DNA window from Paralichthys olivaceus isolate ysfri-2021 chromosome 11, ASM2471397v2, whole genome shotgun sequence contains the following coding sequences:
- the rsf1a gene encoding remodeling and spacing factor 1 isoform X1, whose translation MAAPAVVRSSGPALCPSFAEVCSFLERYGATLDLPEMTFPQMERYLRDTTAVPKPLVELHVKLLRKLGRSVTTDRWEKYLAKVCQELNSTWAWELEQKGYQDMSMECKSSILKYLCECQFDDNLKFKMAVNEEDPEKMRLQPIGRDRQGLMYWLQLDHEQNIRLYTEEQDDLDGSTWQCIVRTRNDLAEALDLLKAQISPGLNQERDQNQAGSTVSRSNSPTEKGDEVTGSTDPEPSKSTEEPAESKKVDPINEEKPLTPVLKEEQMQSIKGENTDAEVKEKRTDHKPPLFDNRVSTITTIVKSESREADAPKNTVSVVMAPCTTVIKQEVNKEEEAGRAVVRSNQQAKIPLKKRELKLAESYQSSHLNNNNNSSSSSSSSSIIVCNPSVIQSKDSHGREGKLLNSVAPSCGLAMSQQQQLVVSASKQELTNGRASVLLPHKDGQNGVIGVIGQVGVIGHIGVIRSPSERHRAPGAEQQEPNGPSVEHWGSRVVEEEREVSRQSVLVRKGPVEGDTSVTTSSALRTPGKLPMTSLKSDQAPKAAEGEVDAVSISPLSQSTEEPKRQTTEDLCKINTEEPSEKTKTAHSSRHQKDDGVDEREERKGEVSGTEEGSKDYNEKSKSTLGKMEAESGGAVPPLKVEQRNEKDHQGDVVNDELAAQVRVKDAGLRSEGKQGPLEEASSELQKEGIRLKIKIPPHRRNKLRKGGKEEEKEREQEAQEEGRQLRRSARICRSSALPTCRPSSKAAESQRKKPQKKQALTPRTREEEEEEEDEEEDEEEQSSATKKDIKAEVAGQIRKRRGKRRHRRPRWSNIRSKRRKLNEGTEVEDRGRKREDEDSEGGSDSEESCKSEEIPSEDACSHCGLPNHPELILLCDSCDSGYHTACLRPPLMLIPDGEWFCPPCQHKLLCEKLEEQLQNLDSALKKRERAERRRERLVYVGISVENIIPEGDEEEEEKSTKKKDSKKSKNLGRRSTRTRKHISYRFDDFDDAIDEAIEEDITDLCAGTERSKDVTPILSEDRKESQRPIRSQARSVRSRKKRRLNDLESDSTAAESEDEFMLSNSSEDEDFGASGADDDEEEDEDGGSEVGSWDSATRPKRALRGVPKQRPSKIQRRGRKRQRRRRRHSSEEEEEESEEEIDSDQFSDMTDSETEKKRRGLRRGQRQQVNYRETSESSDNSKASANRNKVKPRGRPRKEHLSSDYSDVSHSSRDSAEEEDYEDEDDDDQRRRVNRRRKEEKDHWRNRMKEKRRRYRDEEDDRERGRRLKRKLLEKEEDKRRRLKRTDREEEDLEKMGRGKRREILSQQRRRRLAQMLKKRRPSTDDEDEDESEDSESSSEEDRPVRKRLNRIDSDDDDDDDDDEEEEEEGRQKVTTKKSSAAERRSDSDAQEKGRGRSLSPSNIHRTSRGPVKPGTGSSTVPRDNEASGRQGRHNGPLHPDQEEEDEEEEEEEEEGQTDSLNSVQNSPQS comes from the exons tCCCTAAACCCCTCGTGGAGCTTCACGTGAAGCTGCTCAGAAAACTTGGGAGGTCTGTAACGACAGACCGGTGGGAGAAGTACCTGGctaag GTTTGCCAGGAGCTGAACAGTACTTGGGCGTGGGAGCTGGAACAGAAGGGCTACCAGGATATGTCCATGGAGTGCAAGTCGAGCATCCTCAAA tatCTGTGCGAGTGTCAGTTTGATGACAACCTGAAGTTCAAGATGGCAGTTAATGAGGAGGACCCGGAGAAGATGCGTCTGCAGCCGATAGGTCGGGACCGACAGGGCCTGATGTACTGGCTTCAGTTGGACCACGAGCAGAACATCCGGCTGTACACGGAGGAGCAGGACGATCTGGACGGATCCACCTGGCAGTGCATTGTCAG GACTCGTAACGATCTGGCTGAGGCTCTGGACCTGTTGAAGGCTCAGATCAGTCCAGGCCTGAATCAGGAGCGGGACCAGAACCAGGCTGGATCCACTGTATCCAGGAGCAACAGCCCCACAGAGAAAG GGGATGAGGTAACAGGAAGTACTGACCCCGAACCCTCCAAGAGCACAGAGGAACCCGCTGAGAGCAAGAAGGTTGACCCCATAAATGAAGAGAAACCCCTCACACCAG TGCTAAAGGAGGAGCAGATGCAGTCAATCAAGGGGGAGAACACAGACGCTGAGGTAAAAGAAAAGAGGACGGACCACAAACCCCCTTTGTTCGATAATCGGGTcagcaccatcaccaccatTGTCAAATCTGAATCCAGGGAAGCAGACGCTCCCAAAAACACTGTGTCGGTTGTCATGGCACCATGCACAACTGTgataaaacaggaagttaacaaggaagaggaggcagggcGGGCCGTCGTCAGGAGCAACCAGCAGGCAAAGATACCACTGAAGAAGAGGGAGCTGAAGCTCGCAGAGAGCTACCAGAGCAGCcacctcaacaacaacaacaacagcagcagcagcagcagcagcagcagtattaTTGTGTGTAACCCCTCAGTGATCCAGAGCAAGGACAGTCATGGGAGAGAGGGCAAGTTACTGAACTCTGTAGCACCCTCTTGTGGTCTGGCtatgtcacagcagcagcagttagtGGTCAGTGCATCGAAGCAAGAACTGACGAATGGGAGAGCGTCTGTGCTCCTGCCCCACAAAGACGGACAGAATGGAGTCATAGGGGTCATAGGTCAAGTCGGTGTAATAGGTCATATAGGGGTCATTCGCAGTCCGTCTGAGCGTCACAGAGCCCCTGGCGCTGAGCAACAGGAACCAAATGGACCAAGTGTAGAGCACTGGGGCTCCAGAGTTGTGGAGGAAGAGCGGGAGGTGAGCCGGCAGTCAGTGCTGGTAAGGAAGGGACCTGTTGAAGGTGACACGTCGGTAACAACATCCTCCGCTCTTCGAACACCCGGAAAGCTGCCAATGACATCTTTAAAGTCTGATCAAGCGCCTAaagctgcagagggagaagtGGATGCTGTTAGCATTTCTCCACTGTCTCAGTCCACAGAGGAACCCAAGAGACAGACGACAGAAGAcctgtgtaaaataaacacagaggaacCGTCAGAGAAGACAAAAACTGCGCACAGCAGTCGTCACCAGAAAGATGATGGCGTGGacgagagggaggagaggaaaggagaagtGTCTGGGACAGAGGAAGGAAGTAAGGATTACAATGAAAAGAGTAAGAGCACTTTAGGGAAGATGGAGGCAGAATCAGGGGGCGCCGTTCCTCCTCTAAAAGTtgaacagagaaatgaaaaggacCACCAGGGAGACGTGGTCAATGATGAGCTGGCTGCCCAGGTCAGGGTTAAGGACGCTGGGCTGCGGTCAGAGGGGAAGCAGGGTCCCCTGGAGGAGGCATCCTCTGAGCTCCAGAAAGAAGGAATCAGGCtcaagattaagattcctcccCACAGGAGAAACAAGTTAAGGaaaggtggaaaagaggaggagaaagagagggagcaggaggccCAAGAGGAAGGGAGGCAGCTGAGGAGGTCTGCCAGGATTTGCAG ATCATCTGCTTTGCCAACCTGCAGGCCGAGCTCGAAGGCGGCGGAGAGCCAGAGAaagaaaccacaaaaaaaacaggcacTGACTCCCAGAACtagggaagaagaagaggaggaggaggatgaagaagaggatgaagaggagcagagctCAGCTACAAAGAAAGACATAAAAGCAGAAGTGGCCGGGCAAATTAGAAAACGAAGG GGAAAACGAAGGCATCGACGTCCCCGATGGTCCAACATTCGTTCGAAGAGACGTAAACTGAACGAGGGGACGGaggtggaggacagagggaggaaacgAGAAGATGAGGACAGCGAGGGAGGGAGCGACTCAGAAGAATCctgtaaatcagaggagattcCCAGTGAGGATGCCTGCAGTCACTGTGGCCTGCCCAACCACCCTGAGCTG ATCCTGCTGTGTGACTCTTGTGACAGTGGATACCACACCGCCTGTCTGCGTCCACCGCTCATGTTGATTCCAGATGGAGAGTGGTTCTGTCCGCCCTGTCAACAt AAACTGTTGTGTGAGaaactggaggagcagctgcagaatcTGGACAGTGCtctgaagaaaagagagagagccgagaggag GAGAGAGCGTCTGGTGTATGTGGGAATCAGTGTGGAGAACATCATTCCG GAGggagacgaggaagaggaggagaagtcaACAAAGAAGAAAGACTCCAAAAAGAGTAAAAATCTGGGCCGAAGATCGACCAGAACCAGGAAGCACATCAGCTACag GTTTGACGACTTTGACGATGCGATCGATGAGGCTATAGAGGAAGATATCACCGACCTCTGTGCTG GAACAGAGCGCAGCAAAGACGTCACTCCCATCCTGTCAGAGGACAGGAAGGAGAGCCAGCGGCCAATCAGAAGCCAGGCTCGTTCTGTcaggagcaggaagaagaggaggctgaaTGACCTCGAGAGCGACAGCACGGCAGCTGAGAGTGAAGATGAGTTCATGCTCAGcaacag cTCAGAGGATGAAGACTTCGGTGCGTCTGGGGCAGAtgacgatgaggaggaagatgaagatggtGGCAGCGAGGTGGGCAGTTGGGACAGTGCGACCCGCCCCAAGCGGGCGTTAAGAGGGGTTCCCAAACAACGACCCAGCAAGATCCAACGTAGGGGGAGGAAACGACAAAGGCGGCGGCGAAGACACTCCtccgaggaagaggaggaagaaagtgaagaagaaataG ACTCCGATCAGTTCAGCGACATGACTGACAgcgaaactgaaaaaaagaggcGGGGCCTGAGGCGCGGCCAGCGGCAGCAGGTCAACTACCGCGAGACGTCCGAGTCGTCGGACAACTCCAAGGCCTCCGCCAACAGGAACAAGGTCAAACCACGCGGCCGGCCACGCAAGGAGCATCTCTCCAGCGACTACAGCGATG TGTCGCATTCTTCCAGAGACTCcgcggaggaggaggattatGAAGACGAAGACGACGACGACCAGAGACGGAGAgtgaacaggaggaggaaagaggagaaagaccaCTGGAGGAACAGAATGAAGGAAAAGCGGAGGAGATACAGAGACGAGGaagacgacagagagagagggaggcggcTGAAAAGGAAACtgttggagaaggaggaggacaagcGGAGGAGATtaaagaggacagacagagaagaggaggaccTGGAGAAGATGggcagaggaaagaggagagagattcTGTCACAGCAGCGGCGCAGGCGGCTCGCTCAGATGCTGAAGAAACGACGGCCTTCGACGGACgatgaggacgaggacgagTCTGAGGACTCTGAGTCATCGTCGGAGGAAGATCGCCCggtccgcaaaagactcaaccGCATCGACtcggatgatgatgatgatgacgacgatgatgaagaagaggaagaggagggaagacaGAAGGTGACGACCAAAAAGtcttcagcagcagagaggaggtcCGACAGCGATGCTCAGGAAAAGGGAAGGGGCCGTAGTTTGTCTCCGTCAAACATACACCGGACCTCCAGAGGCCCAGTGAAGCCCGGGACTGGAAGTTCCACAGTACCCAGGGACAATGAAGCTTCGGGCAGGCAGGGCAGGCACAACGGCCCCCTCCATCcagaccaggaggaggaggacgaagaggaggaggaggaggaggaggagggccaGACGGACTCATTAAACTCTGTCCAGAACAGTCCGCAGTCatga
- the rsf1a gene encoding remodeling and spacing factor 1 isoform X5 has translation MSMECKSSILKYLCECQFDDNLKFKMAVNEEDPEKMRLQPIGRDRQGLMYWLQLDHEQNIRLYTEEQDDLDGSTWQCIVRTRNDLAEALDLLKAQISPGLNQERDQNQAGSTVSRSNSPTEKGDEVTGSTDPEPSKSTEEPAESKKVDPINEEKPLTPVLKEEQMQSIKGENTDAEVKEKRTDHKPPLFDNRVSTITTIVKSESREADAPKNTVSVVMAPCTTVIKQEVNKEEEAGRAVVRSNQQAKIPLKKRELKLAESYQSSHLNNNNNSSSSSSSSSIIVCNPSVIQSKDSHGREGKLLNSVAPSCGLAMSQQQQLVVSASKQELTNGRASVLLPHKDGQNGVIGVIGQVGVIGHIGVIRSPSERHRAPGAEQQEPNGPSVEHWGSRVVEEEREVSRQSVLVRKGPVEGDTSVTTSSALRTPGKLPMTSLKSDQAPKAAEGEVDAVSISPLSQSTEEPKRQTTEDLCKINTEEPSEKTKTAHSSRHQKDDGVDEREERKGEVSGTEEGSKDYNEKSKSTLGKMEAESGGAVPPLKVEQRNEKDHQGDVVNDELAAQVRVKDAGLRSEGKQGPLEEASSELQKEGIRLKIKIPPHRRNKLRKGGKEEEKEREQEAQEEGRQLRRSARICRSSALPTCRPSSKAAESQRKKPQKKQALTPRTREEEEEEEDEEEDEEEQSSATKKDIKAEVAGQIRKRRGKRRHRRPRWSNIRSKRRKLNEGTEVEDRGRKREDEDSEGGSDSEESCKSEEIPSEDACSHCGLPNHPELILLCDSCDSGYHTACLRPPLMLIPDGEWFCPPCQHKLLCEKLEEQLQNLDSALKKRERAERRRERLVYVGISVENIIPEGDEEEEEKSTKKKDSKKSKNLGRRSTRTRKHISYRFDDFDDAIDEAIEEDITDLCAGTERSKDVTPILSEDRKESQRPIRSQARSVRSRKKRRLNDLESDSTAAESEDEFMLSNSSEDEDFGASGADDDEEEDEDGGSEVGSWDSATRPKRALRGVPKQRPSKIQRRGRKRQRRRRRHSSEEEEEESEEEIDSDQFSDMTDSETEKKRRGLRRGQRQQVNYRETSESSDNSKASANRNKVKPRGRPRKEHLSSDYSDVSHSSRDSAEEEDYEDEDDDDQRRRVNRRRKEEKDHWRNRMKEKRRRYRDEEDDRERGRRLKRKLLEKEEDKRRRLKRTDREEEDLEKMGRGKRREILSQQRRRRLAQMLKKRRPSTDDEDEDESEDSESSSEEDRPVRKRLNRIDSDDDDDDDDDEEEEEEGRQKVTTKKSSAAERRSDSDAQEKGRGRSLSPSNIHRTSRGPVKPGTGSSTVPRDNEASGRQGRHNGPLHPDQEEEDEEEEEEEEEGQTDSLNSVQNSPQS, from the exons ATGTCCATGGAGTGCAAGTCGAGCATCCTCAAA tatCTGTGCGAGTGTCAGTTTGATGACAACCTGAAGTTCAAGATGGCAGTTAATGAGGAGGACCCGGAGAAGATGCGTCTGCAGCCGATAGGTCGGGACCGACAGGGCCTGATGTACTGGCTTCAGTTGGACCACGAGCAGAACATCCGGCTGTACACGGAGGAGCAGGACGATCTGGACGGATCCACCTGGCAGTGCATTGTCAG GACTCGTAACGATCTGGCTGAGGCTCTGGACCTGTTGAAGGCTCAGATCAGTCCAGGCCTGAATCAGGAGCGGGACCAGAACCAGGCTGGATCCACTGTATCCAGGAGCAACAGCCCCACAGAGAAAG GGGATGAGGTAACAGGAAGTACTGACCCCGAACCCTCCAAGAGCACAGAGGAACCCGCTGAGAGCAAGAAGGTTGACCCCATAAATGAAGAGAAACCCCTCACACCAG TGCTAAAGGAGGAGCAGATGCAGTCAATCAAGGGGGAGAACACAGACGCTGAGGTAAAAGAAAAGAGGACGGACCACAAACCCCCTTTGTTCGATAATCGGGTcagcaccatcaccaccatTGTCAAATCTGAATCCAGGGAAGCAGACGCTCCCAAAAACACTGTGTCGGTTGTCATGGCACCATGCACAACTGTgataaaacaggaagttaacaaggaagaggaggcagggcGGGCCGTCGTCAGGAGCAACCAGCAGGCAAAGATACCACTGAAGAAGAGGGAGCTGAAGCTCGCAGAGAGCTACCAGAGCAGCcacctcaacaacaacaacaacagcagcagcagcagcagcagcagcagtattaTTGTGTGTAACCCCTCAGTGATCCAGAGCAAGGACAGTCATGGGAGAGAGGGCAAGTTACTGAACTCTGTAGCACCCTCTTGTGGTCTGGCtatgtcacagcagcagcagttagtGGTCAGTGCATCGAAGCAAGAACTGACGAATGGGAGAGCGTCTGTGCTCCTGCCCCACAAAGACGGACAGAATGGAGTCATAGGGGTCATAGGTCAAGTCGGTGTAATAGGTCATATAGGGGTCATTCGCAGTCCGTCTGAGCGTCACAGAGCCCCTGGCGCTGAGCAACAGGAACCAAATGGACCAAGTGTAGAGCACTGGGGCTCCAGAGTTGTGGAGGAAGAGCGGGAGGTGAGCCGGCAGTCAGTGCTGGTAAGGAAGGGACCTGTTGAAGGTGACACGTCGGTAACAACATCCTCCGCTCTTCGAACACCCGGAAAGCTGCCAATGACATCTTTAAAGTCTGATCAAGCGCCTAaagctgcagagggagaagtGGATGCTGTTAGCATTTCTCCACTGTCTCAGTCCACAGAGGAACCCAAGAGACAGACGACAGAAGAcctgtgtaaaataaacacagaggaacCGTCAGAGAAGACAAAAACTGCGCACAGCAGTCGTCACCAGAAAGATGATGGCGTGGacgagagggaggagaggaaaggagaagtGTCTGGGACAGAGGAAGGAAGTAAGGATTACAATGAAAAGAGTAAGAGCACTTTAGGGAAGATGGAGGCAGAATCAGGGGGCGCCGTTCCTCCTCTAAAAGTtgaacagagaaatgaaaaggacCACCAGGGAGACGTGGTCAATGATGAGCTGGCTGCCCAGGTCAGGGTTAAGGACGCTGGGCTGCGGTCAGAGGGGAAGCAGGGTCCCCTGGAGGAGGCATCCTCTGAGCTCCAGAAAGAAGGAATCAGGCtcaagattaagattcctcccCACAGGAGAAACAAGTTAAGGaaaggtggaaaagaggaggagaaagagagggagcaggaggccCAAGAGGAAGGGAGGCAGCTGAGGAGGTCTGCCAGGATTTGCAG ATCATCTGCTTTGCCAACCTGCAGGCCGAGCTCGAAGGCGGCGGAGAGCCAGAGAaagaaaccacaaaaaaaacaggcacTGACTCCCAGAACtagggaagaagaagaggaggaggaggatgaagaagaggatgaagaggagcagagctCAGCTACAAAGAAAGACATAAAAGCAGAAGTGGCCGGGCAAATTAGAAAACGAAGG GGAAAACGAAGGCATCGACGTCCCCGATGGTCCAACATTCGTTCGAAGAGACGTAAACTGAACGAGGGGACGGaggtggaggacagagggaggaaacgAGAAGATGAGGACAGCGAGGGAGGGAGCGACTCAGAAGAATCctgtaaatcagaggagattcCCAGTGAGGATGCCTGCAGTCACTGTGGCCTGCCCAACCACCCTGAGCTG ATCCTGCTGTGTGACTCTTGTGACAGTGGATACCACACCGCCTGTCTGCGTCCACCGCTCATGTTGATTCCAGATGGAGAGTGGTTCTGTCCGCCCTGTCAACAt AAACTGTTGTGTGAGaaactggaggagcagctgcagaatcTGGACAGTGCtctgaagaaaagagagagagccgagaggag GAGAGAGCGTCTGGTGTATGTGGGAATCAGTGTGGAGAACATCATTCCG GAGggagacgaggaagaggaggagaagtcaACAAAGAAGAAAGACTCCAAAAAGAGTAAAAATCTGGGCCGAAGATCGACCAGAACCAGGAAGCACATCAGCTACag GTTTGACGACTTTGACGATGCGATCGATGAGGCTATAGAGGAAGATATCACCGACCTCTGTGCTG GAACAGAGCGCAGCAAAGACGTCACTCCCATCCTGTCAGAGGACAGGAAGGAGAGCCAGCGGCCAATCAGAAGCCAGGCTCGTTCTGTcaggagcaggaagaagaggaggctgaaTGACCTCGAGAGCGACAGCACGGCAGCTGAGAGTGAAGATGAGTTCATGCTCAGcaacag cTCAGAGGATGAAGACTTCGGTGCGTCTGGGGCAGAtgacgatgaggaggaagatgaagatggtGGCAGCGAGGTGGGCAGTTGGGACAGTGCGACCCGCCCCAAGCGGGCGTTAAGAGGGGTTCCCAAACAACGACCCAGCAAGATCCAACGTAGGGGGAGGAAACGACAAAGGCGGCGGCGAAGACACTCCtccgaggaagaggaggaagaaagtgaagaagaaataG ACTCCGATCAGTTCAGCGACATGACTGACAgcgaaactgaaaaaaagaggcGGGGCCTGAGGCGCGGCCAGCGGCAGCAGGTCAACTACCGCGAGACGTCCGAGTCGTCGGACAACTCCAAGGCCTCCGCCAACAGGAACAAGGTCAAACCACGCGGCCGGCCACGCAAGGAGCATCTCTCCAGCGACTACAGCGATG TGTCGCATTCTTCCAGAGACTCcgcggaggaggaggattatGAAGACGAAGACGACGACGACCAGAGACGGAGAgtgaacaggaggaggaaagaggagaaagaccaCTGGAGGAACAGAATGAAGGAAAAGCGGAGGAGATACAGAGACGAGGaagacgacagagagagagggaggcggcTGAAAAGGAAACtgttggagaaggaggaggacaagcGGAGGAGATtaaagaggacagacagagaagaggaggaccTGGAGAAGATGggcagaggaaagaggagagagattcTGTCACAGCAGCGGCGCAGGCGGCTCGCTCAGATGCTGAAGAAACGACGGCCTTCGACGGACgatgaggacgaggacgagTCTGAGGACTCTGAGTCATCGTCGGAGGAAGATCGCCCggtccgcaaaagactcaaccGCATCGACtcggatgatgatgatgatgacgacgatgatgaagaagaggaagaggagggaagacaGAAGGTGACGACCAAAAAGtcttcagcagcagagaggaggtcCGACAGCGATGCTCAGGAAAAGGGAAGGGGCCGTAGTTTGTCTCCGTCAAACATACACCGGACCTCCAGAGGCCCAGTGAAGCCCGGGACTGGAAGTTCCACAGTACCCAGGGACAATGAAGCTTCGGGCAGGCAGGGCAGGCACAACGGCCCCCTCCATCcagaccaggaggaggaggacgaagaggaggaggaggaggaggaggagggccaGACGGACTCATTAAACTCTGTCCAGAACAGTCCGCAGTCatga